The Bacillus sp. F19 DNA segment CGAATCTTTCAACACTTGAGCTGATGCATTTATCCGGGTGGATCTTTCTTGCCGTACTGCTTCATGTCATGTTTGATATATGTAACGCATACGGCACACAGGCAGCGAGACCCTTTACGAAAAAATGGCTTTCACTGAATTTTATTCCGCTGTTTGACCCGCTTATTGTATTTTTGCATTTATTAGGATTTGCTTTGTGGGGTTTGCTCGATACACCGGGGATCATTTTCCTGTCGATCTATTCAACAATTGGACTTTATCTTTTAGAACGATTTTTCAGTTCCAGAAGAGCATTGACTATGGTGAAGAAGAAAAAATTAGGCGAAATTGGATCAATCACAATCATTCCAACCATTCTCTGGTCTGTCTGGCATATCGTCTCTGAAACAGACTCCTGTTTAAGATCTTTCGAACTCCGGTCAAAGAATCTTAAATTGATTCATACTTTCGAAAAATCAGATCCAGAGTCTTCTATCATAGCCAATGCAAAAAAGGATCAGAATGTAGGCCACTTTTTAAATAATTCAAAGCATGTTCATACTGTAGTACTCCCAATCCCCACTGGCTATGAAATCCGATTTTTCGATTTGCGATTTCGCACGAAAAACCATTATCCTTATATGGCCGTCTGTCAAATGACTAAAGACGGAATGATCCTCTCCTCTTGTACAGGATGGTTTCATCAGGCAGATGAATTTAAAAGCAAGCTGATATCACACGAGAACTCTGGGAAAAACCAATTAGAAGCCTAGACAAAAAACAAAGGATGACCTAATGAACGCTGAGTGCGTTAATAGTCATCCTTTTTTTATTGATTTTTGTTTAATTCTTCTTCAAAATAAAAGGTTGATGGGTATTCCTTCAGAATGTAAGAGTAACGGTTCATATTTTTTATATATTTTGATTGCATGACAGTGACACTTTCCCCTGTTTTCACAATTTGGACAGATTCACCATTTTGAAACTTGCTGGCATTGCTCTTCATTCAGCACTTCCTTTCATCTTATCCCTATTATACCATAGCTTCCATGATTTTTAAGGAGAGGAGAGGAGAAAAGAATGAACAAAGCATTTTTCCCGTCAGCTTGTCGTTTCTCTAAAATACACCTCTTCAAAAGGCTGGACAATTACAAAGCCTTCTCCTTCAAATTTCATTTGTATGGACTCTCCGCTTCCGCGGCCTATTATGGTTTTCAAAGAAATATCTGTTACAAATTCTGGAGTTAAACTGCCGGACCATGCGACAGTTGCATTTGGATCCGTATAAACCGGATCACCCGGATTCACAATCAGTGTTAATGGCTCATAATGAGAGGTAATAGCAATTAGCCCTCTTCCTTCAAGATTCACATTAAATAAACCGCCTGAGAGCATGCCTGCAATTTTTCTCATCATTTTAATATCCCACGAAATAGAAGGTTCAAATGCAAGCAAATCATTACCATTTACATATAATTTTTCCCCATTAAGGTTCAAAATCGAAATCTTTTTCCCTTGATCCGCTAAATACAGCTTTCCATTTCCAGTCGCCTTCATTAAAGAGATGCCCTCTCCAGTAA contains these protein-coding regions:
- a CDS encoding metal-dependent hydrolase encodes the protein MDTSTHITMGFGLAGLAFIDPAVASGTELASAVLIGTVLGSNAPDFDYGIKMVKGNGMYTEHHRGLSHSIPAWFIWTGLLTCIIYLFHSNLSTLELMHLSGWIFLAVLLHVMFDICNAYGTQAARPFTKKWLSLNFIPLFDPLIVFLHLLGFALWGLLDTPGIIFLSIYSTIGLYLLERFFSSRRALTMVKKKKLGEIGSITIIPTILWSVWHIVSETDSCLRSFELRSKNLKLIHTFEKSDPESSIIANAKKDQNVGHFLNNSKHVHTVVLPIPTGYEIRFFDLRFRTKNHYPYMAVCQMTKDGMILSSCTGWFHQADEFKSKLISHENSGKNQLEA
- a CDS encoding AIM24 family protein, whose amino-acid sequence is MNRYSIEEFVEKTEQQDKGQGLFELETERLLEINLNGQIWAKSGAMVSYRGQIKYEREGILEHGIGKMFKKAFTGEGISLMKATGNGKLYLADQGKKISILNLNGEKLYVNGNDLLAFEPSISWDIKMMRKIAGMLSGGLFNVNLEGRGLIAITSHYEPLTLIVNPGDPVYTDPNATVAWSGSLTPEFVTDISLKTIIGRGSGESIQMKFEGEGFVIVQPFEEVYFRETTS